One segment of Macrobrachium rosenbergii isolate ZJJX-2024 chromosome 25, ASM4041242v1, whole genome shotgun sequence DNA contains the following:
- the LOC136852317 gene encoding trypsin-1-like — MKALIACSILLAVVAGSPHKRGRLGNYLHSFRPTPKFSKIVGGNDAGLCELKYQISLQDISFGFPYHLCGGSIINENWVVTAAHCFDEVDITAPGFLQVVAGEHNLIEDEGKEQTIILKEIRIHEKYDKWTVANDIALLRLSSPITLDDCSQPIALPDKDHLATGDCVVSGWGTLKEEGHPSDILQKATIPMMSDADCKKIFGETEIDGCMICAGVIDGGVDACEGDSGGPLACQDTGAPYLAGIVSWGYGCGRPGYPGVYAEVSCYVDWINDQITK, encoded by the exons atgaaagctcTCATTGCGTGCAGCATTCTTTTGGCCGTTGTTGCAG GGTCTCCTCACAAGCGGGGAAGACTTGGCAACTATTTGCACAGTTTTCGACCAACGCCAAAGTTCTCCAAGATAGTGGGAGGAAATGATGCTGGTCTGTGTGAACTGAAATACCAGATAAGCCTACAGGACATCTCCTTCGGGTTTCCTTATCACTTGTGCGGAGGATCCATCATCAACGAGAACTGGGTAGTCACCGCTGCCCACTGCTTTGATGAAGTGGACATCACTGCACCAGGTTTCTTGCAG gtCGTAGCAGGAGAACACAACCTGATCGAGGACGAGGGCAAAGAGCAGACCATCATCCTGAAGGAGATCCGAATCCACGAGAAGTACGACAAGTGGACCGTGGCTAACGACATCGCCCTCCTGAGACTCTCTTCCCCAATCACGCTCGACGACTGCTCCCAGCCGATCGCCCTGCCGGACAAGGACCACCTGGCCACGGGGGACTGCGTCGTCTCCGGCTGGGGGACGCTCAAAGAGGAGGGGCACCCATCTGACATCCTTCAGAAGGCCACCATCCCCATGATGTCCGACGCAGACTGCAAGAAGATCTTCGGCGAGACCGAGATCGACGGCTGCATGATCTGCGCGGGGGTCATCGACGGAGGCGTCGACGCCTGCGAAGGCGATTCGGGTGGACCCCTGGCTTGTCAGGATACCGGCGCCCCTTACCTGGCGGGCATCGTGTCCTGGGGTTACGGCTGCGGTCGTCCAGGCTACCCCGGGGTCTACGCAGAAGTCTCTTGCTACGTTGACTGGATTAATGACCAAATCACAAAGTGA